The Candidatus Binataceae bacterium genome contains the following window.
CCAAACTGCGAGAGGAAATCCCGCCACAAGGTCACATTGGCGTAATATAATAAATGATTGTTATCGCCCGCGATTCGATACGAGTTCCAGTACACATTCACGCAACGAACCGCACCGTCAACGGCGAGATACTGCTGAGTATGCAGCAGGCCGTAGAAAGCCGTACCCGCAAAAAAGATCGCCAGCGCGAGAAGAGCGTCCGCGGAGCCGCTGCCGCTCATTTCACCGCGTTCGATGTCCACAGGTTTATTGAGGTTGGAAATTGTCGAGCTCGTTTTCCATGGGCTCTTCTTTTTCGATTTGGTGCGTAGCACCAGTCGCGAGTTTCTGCTCTTTACCGGATTTTTCGCGCTTGTAATCGACCATCGTGTACTTGTCGATTGCGAACGGCAGGCCTTGCGACTTTATGAATGAGGGCGTGTCGCAGAGCTGGAAGTGCAGGTGCGGCTCGCTCGAGTTGCCGGTGTTGCCCAGATGCGCGATTACGTCACCGACGTGAACCTCGTCACCCTGCTTCACCTTGATCGATCCCGGGATCAGATGCGCATAGGCGGCGAAGTGGCCACCGCCGAGATCCTCGACGATATGATTGCCGGGCAGCGTTTCCCACCTTATCTGCGTCGCGAGCTTGCCGCTGTTGGGCACGTTCTGCGCCACGCCGTCCTGCACTTCGACGATCTTGCCGTCAGCGACCGCATGGATCGGCTGGTCGTAGCAGTAGTAGCTGCGATTGTCGCTCTTGTCGCCGTGATACGTCGCGCCGCGATCATCGACTTGCACCCAATCGATCGCATAGCGCTGTCCGATGTACGGCCGCCCATAAACAACCAGCACGGCGCGACGATGCACGGAGGTATTCGACGGCCCGTTCACCGCCATCCAATGTTCGCCGCGCACCGGCGCCTGAATTACGAACGGCGCGTCCTTGCTGACCGGAGTTGACGCGATGTCAATCGTGCCTGACCCGACGTGACCGCCGCCGCCCAGAATCGAGATCGACGTTTCGAAGCGGTCGGGCACTCCGCGCTCGGGCACGAAATCCGCAAACATAAACAGGATTCCGCTGGCGCCAGGCTGGAGCATCGGGTCCTGCGGCGCGGCTCGATCGGCGGTGATGATCGCGCTGTACATCGCCTTGAGCTTCGGCCCGGTCGCGTCTTCGGCAAAGAGGTCCTTGCCCCCGAGCACGCCCGTCATGCGCACTTCCTTAATCGTGATCGGCTCGTGGCCGAAGTTGGTCAGGTAAACCTCGTAGGCCGAATGCTTGTGCCCGGCGCCGTCGAGGATCGCGGCCTCATGTGGCGCGGGATGCGCGAGGAGCGGCATGTAAAGCGGATCGTTGTAGGGCGGCACCGGCTCGATCTCCGCGCCGATACCCACCACGGCGGCGAGAATCGCGGCCGCGCACGCGACAAACTTTCGCATGATTAAAACTCAGCTTTCGGATTTCGGCTCGTCGCGCTCGTCCGGCTCGTCAACCAGCTCAACTGCTTCGTCGGTCTGGACGATTTCCTCCGCTTCGGCTTCCGCCTCTGCCTCGAGCTCGGGCTCGGCCGGCATGTCGGTTTCGGCAGGCACATCCTCGGGCATCTTCTCGAGGCTCTCGATTGGCTTGGTCTCGGCCTGCTCGACGG
Protein-coding sequences here:
- a CDS encoding M23 family metallopeptidase, whose product is MRKFVACAAAILAAVVGIGAEIEPVPPYNDPLYMPLLAHPAPHEAAILDGAGHKHSAYEVYLTNFGHEPITIKEVRMTGVLGGKDLFAEDATGPKLKAMYSAIITADRAAPQDPMLQPGASGILFMFADFVPERGVPDRFETSISILGGGGHVGSGTIDIASTPVSKDAPFVIQAPVRGEHWMAVNGPSNTSVHRRAVLVVYGRPYIGQRYAIDWVQVDDRGATYHGDKSDNRSYYCYDQPIHAVADGKIVEVQDGVAQNVPNSGKLATQIRWETLPGNHIVEDLGGGHFAAYAHLIPGSIKVKQGDEVHVGDVIAHLGNTGNSSEPHLHFQLCDTPSFIKSQGLPFAIDKYTMVDYKREKSGKEQKLATGATHQIEKEEPMENELDNFQPQ